From Glycine soja cultivar W05 chromosome 4, ASM419377v2, whole genome shotgun sequence, the proteins below share one genomic window:
- the LOC114409382 gene encoding trehalose-phosphate phosphatase A-like has translation MDLKPNLNPVLTDATPLTRSRLGVPSGLSPYSPIGATFPHGNMLAIPRKKTGILDDFRSSGWLDAMKSSSPTHTKVSKDVSHGIGSPDSAYSTWLLKFPSALASFDQITNCAKGKRIALFLDYDGTLSPIVDNPDSAFMSDNMRAAVKIVAEYFPTAIISGRSRDKVYEFVGVSDLCYAGSHGMDIIGPSRQSISDNHPDCISSADKQGVQVNLFQPAAEFLPMINEVLGLLKECTEDIEGATVENNKFCVSVHYRNVDEESWQIVGQRVYDVLKEYPRLRLTHGRKVLEVRPVIDWDKGKAVTFLLESLGLNCDDVLAIYVGDDRTDEDAFKVLKEANKGCGILVSRAPKESNAIYSLRDPSEVMEFLTSLAEWKSSIQAR, from the exons ATGGACCTGAAGCCAAATCTTAACCCTGTCCTTACTGATGCCACACCCTTAACAAGGTCAAGGCTGGGTGTGCCTTCTGGTTTATCACCTTACTCTCCTATAGGGGCAACCTTTCCCCATGGTAACATGCTGGCAATTCCAAGGAAGAAGACAGGAATTCTTGACGATTTTCGTTCTAGCGGTTGGCTCGATGCAATGAAATCGTCTTCTCCTACTCACACTAAGGTATCCAAGGATGTTAGTCATGGGATTGGATCACCTGATTCTGCTTATAGTACCTGGCTG CTAAAGTTTCCATCAGCACTAGCATCTTTTGATCAAATTACCAACTGTGCAAAAGGGAAGAGAATAGCATTGTTTCTGGATTATGATGGGACTCTTTCACCCATTGTGGATAATCCTGACTCTGCTTTCATGTCAGACAAT ATGCGTGCTGCTGTTAAAATAGTGGCGGAATATTTTCCAACCGCGATAATTAGTGGAAGAAGCCGTGACAAG GTATATGAATTTGTTGGAGTAAGTGATCTATGTTATGCTGGTAGTCATGGTATGGACATTATTGGTCCTTCTAGACAATCTATTTCTGATAATCACCCTGATTGCATTAGTTCTGCTGACAAGCAG GGTGTTCAAGTTAATTTATTCCAACCTGCTGCTGAATTCCTGCCCATGATTAATGAG GTACTTGGGTTGCTCAAGGAGTGCACAGAAGATATTGAAGGAGCAACAGTTGAGAACAACAAATTTTGTGTGTCTGTGCATTACCGCAATGTAGATGAGGAG AGTTGGCAAATTGTGGGACAACGTGTATATGATGTTCTGAAGGAGTATCCACGTTTGCGTTTAACTCATGGGCGGAAG gttttaGAGGTTCGGCCAGTGATTGACTGGGATAAGGGAAAAGCTGTCACATTTTTACTCGAGTCACTTG GACTTAATTGTGATGACGTGCTCGCTATTTATGTTGGGGATGATAGAACAGATGAAGATGCATTTAAG GTTTTGAAAGAAGCTAATAAAGGTTGTGGCATCTTAGTGTCCCGTGCCCCAAAAGAAAGCAACGCAATTTACTCTCTTCGTGATCCCTCTGAG GTCATGGAATTTCTGACATCACTTGCGGAATGGAAATCAAGCATTCAAGCTCGCTGA